The genomic segment ATAAACCCATGCTGCTGTCCATTTGTCACACCATTTGTCAAAGTGACTTGTTACTATAATCTAAGATTATAATTTCTAAAAGCCTTCCCACAATTCAGGTTAAACTGAGCCAATGATTGTTGAGTTTAACCATTCATTTGTTTTGGGCAAGCGTGtaaaacatttgcaattctccagtcctctggcaccatcccTGTATCTAAGGAGAATTAAAGATTCTGGCTAGTGCATCCTCAATTTTCATTCTTTCTTCCCTCAGTATCAATGGatgataataatcatctttaatattgtcacaagtaggcttacattacactacaatgaagttactgtgagggcagcacagtggcgcggtgagccctgctgcctcacggcgccgaggtcccaggttcgatcccggctcgatccgtgtggagtttgcacattctccccgtgtctgcgtgggtttcgtccccacaacctaaaaatgtgcaggttaggtggattggccacgctaaattacccgttaattggaaaaaaataattgggtactctaaaaaaaaaaaattttaaatgaaaaaaatgaagttactgtgaaaatcccctagtcgccaatttccagcgcctgttggggtacacggagtgagaattcagaatgtccaaatcacctaacaagcacatcttttgggacttgtgggaggaaaccggagagcctggagaaaacccacgcagacacgggagaacatgcagactccgcacagacagcgacccaaaccaggaatcaaacccgggtcccttgagctttgaaacaacagtgctaaccactgtgctatcgtgccgcccatgcATGTCATCTGGTGACTTTTGAACTTTAACTTCAGGGAGCACACCTCAGTCTGGACCATTAATATAGGTCAAATGGTAGTATATGAGTATAGGATGTTTTTGGATGCCCTTTTTATGTCAGCCACCAGTCTCTTATAAATAAAACACAATATACTCTTGCAACTTGTCTTTCCAGGCAAGAATCATATTGTATGATTGAAGTCATATGTTTGGCTCCGAACTAGGAATAGTTCAGGTTCGGCTCTCATGATTAAATTATATTTACCCCAGTCTAAATCAATAGTTAACATATTTCCATCTAAGACAAATACGAGCAAAGCAATAAACATGGTCAATGGAACGGAAGAGCTAATGGTCATCTAACCATACATCATTTCAGAACAAAAGTGCAAAATCCTCTCCAAATAGGGCAGGTTTGTAAATCATATGGCTTCAGTTATATAGAACCAGACAACTGTCGTTAACCATGAAAAGCTAGGAGGTAGATTTAAACATCaggtggaaaaataaataaataaataaataaataaatggcagTGACTTAATTAACTTACTTCTCCTGGTGGAATCATTTCTCAAGTTAACTGGTCACTAGATGGAAAGTATAACTATCATTAGGCTTACTAAAGACATGCATTTCTTTGTCAACACGTCCCACGTACCAGTAGATTGTGTATGCTTCTGCTTGTGCTGGGTCTTGAATGTTTGGCTCGTTAAGAAGTTCTTGAATTCCTAGTAATATCTATTTTGATAAAACAGGACGGTTCAATGATGGAAAGCAAAACAAATACTGTGGAGCAGGCTGCACAAAAATTTATTTAAGTGAAAGTTAGTTCTGACCTGCTTAATAGTAATAGCAGGCCTCCAATCCTTATCCTCCTCTAGAATGGATAGACACACAGTACCAGAGGGATATACATTCGGGTGGAATATTGGAGGCTCAAATTTACCTGTTGAGTAGTTGAGGAATAAAAGGTCATTTTGAACCATGCAGGTAGTATTTTAGGATATAATCCACGTGATCATCTTACTGACAGAAGCAGTTTCTTTTGCATCCGAAGcatcaatttttttttattaacCATTATTTAGGGTTTACAACAGTCACAACAAACAGACCTGAAAAGTTATCATTTGAAATCCAAGACCAAAATGTTTCTGGGCAAAAACATTTCCTTAATATTAATGGTGTGGGTTGAGTGTGTCTGCAGAAGTCCATTCAAATTGGGACATCCCCATCATAAACATATTAGCAGAAGACCAGATCAGTTAACATGGTCATAGCAgaatatggtggcacagtggctagcactgcctcctcattgaggacccgggttcgatcccaccccAGGTTCACtgtccgtttgcacattctccccgtgtttgcgtgggtctcacccccacagccccaagatgtgcagactaggtggattggccatgctaaattaattgtcccttaatttttttttgggaggggggggggggggggggggagaaaaaagagaattgggtactctaaatttaaaaaagaatatgGTTGTAGCTCCTCACCACTAAAATGTCGTGTGTACTGCGCAGTTCAGCCAGAAATGGCCACCCGTACTCCTATGCAGGACACACTGACTCTACATGAAGCTATTCAACAAAATAATTTAGCTCAATTGCTACCAGTTTCCCACAGAGCAATTTCTATGCTCACAGATTCACAATCAAATTGAGACTACAGTGGAGGAGGCTATTTGGAGAAAATGTTTTATAATCTTTTCACCTGCTACAATGGATCACGAAGGGCATACAACACTTCAGGTTTCCTAGAGCGGGATTTAAATCCAACCAATGTTGATTCAATCTTTACTTTCCGTTCACTATGTTAACATCATTTTATCCTGCGCACAAATTGTGGAGTGCTTTGTACATTTGTGTACACAGAATGTAATAAAATTGGACATTCAGGCCTTCAAGGAAAGCTTccaaattttttttccccctgttcTGAAAGTCAAAATGAATGCTGAAGAATTCTAAAGTAAAAAATGAAATCTCAATCTTCTACAATTACTTTTCAGCTCAACAGTTGAAAGTGAAATAAAAATTAATAAACACTCATCAGGCACCAAACCTCTCATTTATACCATTGCATTCAGCACTGACAAAGGTTTGGAGCAGGTCACTTATTTGGTTTTCTTGACAAGACAGAAATCCCAGCCCATGCTTACACTTTGGTGGCGACGAGGGGTAGTCATCCTTAAACAGCATTCGAAGCTTATACTGCCCACCTTCCCACGGCGTCTAGAAGAGAAGAATATCTTGTTAGCAGGCAACCCAATAAACCGGTCTAGGTTACTAATCAACGCTGCTTTAGTGGGTTCAGTCAACAACTAGTCACAATTCTTACAGTATACAACAGTCAAGCAAAGCTCAACCCAAACCAATTCTTAACGTATTAACAATAACTGATAATGTACAAATTACTTTCAGTAAACAATTCAGTTGTAGGGGGATCTTATTCTAAAGTATTGCTTGAAGCTACAGCAGCCTCTCTCATTTTAAGAAAATAACGCAGTACAAAACCATTACATTAATAAACAGACTGAGcttcacagtggcgcagtggttagcactgctgcctcacggtgcagaggtCCCGTGTTCAAtgctgactctgggtcactgtctgtgtggagcttgcacattctccccgtatttgcatgggtttcacccccaccacccaaagatgtgcaggctaggtagccACGCTAGATtcacccttaattgggaaaaaatgaattggggactcaaaattttttttttttttttaaatgttaataaaCAGACAATTCCAACAAATCGAAACATAAAGCTCTTTACCAAGTACTTGGAACAACATGGAATTTGAAAAAGATAAATTTTGGAAATGTCATGAAATCGTTCTCAATTGTAAAggtagtcgccatagtcccagatgaccaaaggctgcttacccct from the Scyliorhinus canicula chromosome 23, sScyCan1.1, whole genome shotgun sequence genome contains:
- the LOC119956594 gene encoding SUMO-conjugating enzyme UBC9, which encodes MSGIALSRLAQERKAWRRDHPFGFVAVPTKNPDGTLNLMNWECAIPGKKATPWEGGQYKLRMLFKDDYPSSPPKCKFEPPIFHPNVYPSGTVCLSILEEDKDWRPAITIKQILLGIQELLNEPNIQDPAQAEAYTIYCQNRVEYEKRVRAQAKKFAPT